Proteins found in one Alicyclobacillus cycloheptanicus genomic segment:
- a CDS encoding YebC/PmpR family DNA-binding transcriptional regulator encodes MSGHSKWHNIQRRKGKQDAVRGQLFTKLSRDIYNAAKEGGGNPDTNFRLKVAIEKAKQNNLPADTIARTIAKATGTLQGVTYEELLYEGYGPGGVAIMLEIVTDNRNRTAADVRHIFAKRGGNLGETGCVSWMFQRIGRIEIAREGCPLSYDDLMLTAVEAGADDLREEDDVYVLTTSVEQFSAVRDALEAAGLTLEDAELTFEPTTTIELSEDKAEPVLDLVEALENNDDVQNVYANFTVSEE; translated from the coding sequence ATGTCGGGTCACTCAAAGTGGCACAACATCCAGCGGCGGAAGGGAAAACAGGATGCTGTGCGCGGGCAGTTGTTCACCAAACTCTCGCGTGATATCTACAACGCTGCCAAAGAGGGGGGCGGGAACCCCGACACCAACTTCCGGTTGAAGGTCGCCATTGAGAAGGCGAAACAAAACAACCTGCCGGCGGACACGATTGCGCGCACCATCGCGAAGGCGACGGGCACGCTGCAGGGGGTCACGTACGAAGAACTGCTGTACGAGGGATATGGCCCAGGCGGCGTGGCCATCATGCTGGAAATCGTGACCGACAACCGCAACCGGACAGCGGCGGACGTGCGGCACATTTTTGCGAAGCGCGGCGGCAACCTCGGCGAGACGGGCTGTGTATCATGGATGTTTCAGCGCATCGGCCGCATCGAAATCGCCAGGGAAGGCTGCCCGCTGTCCTACGACGACCTGATGCTGACGGCGGTCGAGGCGGGCGCGGACGACCTTCGGGAAGAGGACGATGTCTACGTGCTCACGACGTCCGTTGAGCAGTTTTCGGCGGTGCGGGACGCGCTCGAAGCAGCCGGGCTGACGCTCGAAGATGCAGAATTGACCTTTGAACCGACGACGACGATTGAACTGTCGGAGGACAAGGCAGAACCGGTTCTGGACCTGGTGGAGGCGTTGGAAAACAACGATGACGTCCAGAACGTTTACGCAAATTTCACTGTCTCAGAAGAATAA